Part of the Deltaproteobacteria bacterium genome is shown below.
GCCGTGCGCTTCGTAGTAGACCAGCTTGTCGACGCCGTACTTGGCCGAAAAACCCTCCACCACCTTGCTCTGATGCTGCCACACCCGCGTTGCCAGCTGTGAGGTCACCCCAATGTAGAGCGTGCCGTTCCGTTTGCTGGCCAGGATGTAAACGCAGAACTGCTTCTCCATAGCGCCAAACGCCAAACTGGATTCCCGCTTTCGCGGGAATGACGGCCATAACACCGAACCACGTTACCCACAAATTTGTCGCGCACCCCGGCGCGCGTGGCGGCTGGGCGGCAACGTCGTCTTCTCGCCCCAGCCCGCGCACACCCAGCCAGCGACCTGCGGCGGGTTCGAGCGCCGGCCAGGCCGGCTGTCTCGCAAAACGGTTGTGGCCGTTGCAGGAGCCTGGTACGTAGCCGGGCATGACCCGGCAGCAACTGTTCGCGGCGTTTTTCTTCGCCGTTCTGTTGTATCTGCTGTTTCAGTTCTACGTGATCTTTTCCGTCTTCCTCGGCCCACTGAGTTGGGCGGCGCTGCTGGCGTTGGTGTTCTACCCGATCAACGAGCGCCTGGTGGTGTTGCTCAAGGGGCGGCGCTCGCTGGTCGCTTTCGGCCTTACGACCGCGGTCATTCTGGTCGTCATCGTGCCGACCATAGTGATCACCATCGTGCTGGCCGGTGAGTCCGTCGCCGGCTACCAGCAGCTCCGGCAGCTGAGCGAGTCCAATCAGATGCCGGCCCTGGTGGCCCGGCTGGTCGAGTGGTTCAGCGGATCACGGCTGGGGCAGCTCTGGGCTTATCTGGCACCGCAGATGGCCGCCTGGAACATCAACCTCAGCACCACCGCGCTCAAGCTCGGCGACGCCATCAGTTCATTCCTGGTGGCGCAGGGGACCGGGGTGGCAAAGAACGCCGTCCGTTTTGTGGTCAACTTCTTCCTGACCACCTTCGCGCTGTTCTTCTTCTTCCGCGATGGCGAGCGCCTCATTGCCGCGCTGCGGGCGCTCATCCCGATGGAGGCCACTCACAAAGACGCGGTGTTCAGCCGTCTTTACGAGGCGCTGTCGGCCGTGGTGCAAGGCACGCTGGCCACGGCGATCGCACAAGGAACACTAGCTGGGATCGGCTTTTGGTTTTTGGGCGTACCGTTCGCGGTCATTCTCGGCTGTGCCACCGCCTTTCTTTCGCTGCTGCCTGGCGGCGCGGTGTTGGTCTGGGCCTCGGCCGTGATCTACCT
Proteins encoded:
- a CDS encoding AI-2E family transporter, yielding MTRQQLFAAFFFAVLLYLLFQFYVIFSVFLGPLSWAALLALVFYPINERLVVLLKGRRSLVAFGLTTAVILVVIVPTIVITIVLAGESVAGYQQLRQLSESNQMPALVARLVEWFSGSRLGQLWAYLAPQMAAWNINLSTTALKLGDAISSFLVAQGTGVAKNAVRFVVNFFLTTFALFFFFRDGERLIAALRALIPMEATHKDAVFSRLYEALSAVVQGTLATAIAQGTLAGIGFWFLGVPFAVILGCATAFLSLLPGGAVLVWASAVIYLLFEAAFVRAVLLLIWGVFVVSGIDNVIRPLIIGGRTQIPTVFLFFGILGGLQAYGFLGIFLAPAIIAILVAFIRIYQEIYAVDSPPAPPSG
- a CDS encoding GIY-YIG nuclease family protein, encoding MEKQFCVYILASKRNGTLYIGVTSQLATRVWQHQSKVVEGFSAKYGVDKLVYYEAHG